In Chrysemys picta bellii isolate R12L10 chromosome 3, ASM1138683v2, whole genome shotgun sequence, a single genomic region encodes these proteins:
- the PPM1B gene encoding protein phosphatase 1B isoform X2, whose amino-acid sequence MGAFLDKPKTDKHNAHGTGNGLRYGLSSMQGWRVEMEDAHTAVVGIPHGLEDWSFFAVYDGHAGSRVANYCSTHLLEHITNNDDFRASEKPGSALEPSVENVKSGIRTGFLKIDEYMRNFSDLRNGMDRSGSTAVGVMISREHIYFINCGDSRAVLYRNGQVCFSTQDHKPCNPREKERIQNAGGSVMIQRVNGSLAVSRALGDYDYKCVDGKGPTEQLVSPEPEVYEILRAEEDEFIILACDGIWDVMSNEELCEFVKSRLEVSDDLEKVCNWVVDTCLHKGSRDNMSIVLVCFSNAPKVSDEAVKKDAELDKHLESRVEEIMEKSGEEGMPDLAHVMRILSAENIPNLPPGGGLAGKRNIIEAVYNRLNPHRENDGGAGDLEDPW is encoded by the exons ATGGGTGCATTCTTGGATAAACCAAAAACTGATAAACATAATGCTCATGGTACAGGGAACGGCTTGCGTTATGGCCTCAGCAGTATGCAGGGATGGAGAGTGGAAATGGAAGATGCTCACACAGCTGTTGTAGGTATTCCCCATGGCCTAGAGGACTGGTCCTTTTTTGCTGTCTATGATGGTCATGCAGGATCTCGTGTGGCAAATTACTGTTCAACACATTTATTAGAACACATCACCAACAATGATGATTTTAGGGCGTCAGAAAAACCAGGATCAGCTCTTGAGCCTTCAGTGGAAAATGTCAAGAGTGGAATCAGAACTGGCTTTTTGAAAATCGATGAATATATGCGCAATTTTTCTGACCTCAGAAATGGAATGGACAGGAGTGGCTCAACAGCCGTGGGAGTTATGATTTCACGTGAGCATATATACTTTATCAACTGTGGTGATTCGCGTGCTGTTCTCTATAGAAATGGACAAGTGTGTTTTTCAACACAGGATCACAAACCTTGCAACCCAAGGGAGAAGGAGCGAATCCAGAATGCAGGAGGTAGTGTAATGATTCAGCGTGTTAATGGTTCATTGGCAGTTTCTCGAGCTCTGGGCGACTATGACTACAAATGTGTTGATGGCAAAGGCCCTACAGAACAGCTTGTTTCTCCAGAGCCTGAGGTTTATGAAATTTTAAGAGCAGAAGAGGATGAATTTATCATTTTAGCTTGTGATGGGATCTGGGATGTTATGAGCaatgaagagctctgtgaattTGTTAAGTCTAGGCTTGAAGTATCAGATGACCTGGAAAAAGTGTGCAATTGGGTGGTCGATACTTGTTTACATAAG GGAAGTCGTGATAACATGAGTATTGTGCTAGTTTGTTTTTCAAATGCCCCCAAGGTCTCAGATGAGGCAGTGAAAAAGGATGCTGAGCTGGATAAGCACTTGGAATCACGGGTCGAAG AAATTATGGAGAAGTCGGGTGAGGAAGGAATGCCTGATCTTGCTCATGTAATGCGCATTTTATCTGCAGAGAATATCCCAAATTTACCACCTGGGGGTGGTCTAGCGGGCAA